The Listeria sp. PSOL-1 genome includes a region encoding these proteins:
- a CDS encoding NusG domain II-containing protein, whose protein sequence is MKTYLKMIRPFDVIIIICLILLSFLPLAIFSYSKANEKPIQGKQKLIAVISIDGKKYRTVELTGHKGKESFTIKQDDGDSNTIEVNDEAIKISAANCTDQVCIRMGAINKPAETITCLPHKLLIEVKAIGDSDNSNDDVIIPS, encoded by the coding sequence TTGAAGACTTATCTTAAAATGATTCGACCATTTGATGTGATCATCATTATTTGCTTAATCTTACTTTCTTTTTTACCTCTAGCCATTTTTTCTTATTCTAAAGCAAACGAAAAGCCCATTCAAGGAAAGCAAAAACTTATTGCGGTGATTTCAATTGACGGAAAAAAATATCGTACAGTTGAATTAACTGGACATAAAGGAAAAGAAAGCTTTACAATAAAACAAGACGATGGTGATTCTAATACAATTGAAGTAAATGATGAAGCGATTAAGATTAGTGCTGCCAATTGCACTGACCAAGTCTGTATTCGGATGGGCGCTATAAATAAACCCGCTGAAACGATTACTTGTTTACCACATAAGTTATTAATTGAAGTAAAAGCCATTGGAGATTCAGATAATAGCAACGATGATGTCATCATTCCTTCCTAA
- the eetB gene encoding flavinylation system FAD exporter subunit EetB, whose amino-acid sequence MTKNKRLIYIALLAAQAVVISLLERAIPFPFAFAPGAKLGLANIITCISLYTLRTKDTLMIICIRLVLATLLGGSLSTFLYSAAGAILSFLGMWLVQKLGPKRVSIIGVSTAGGILHNVGQLMVASFIAGSWNVMLYLPALSFIGILSGIAIGIAANYLLQNVQTLRNFFEAKQALNK is encoded by the coding sequence TTGACAAAAAACAAGCGATTAATTTATATAGCCCTTTTGGCTGCTCAGGCAGTAGTCATTAGTTTACTAGAACGCGCGATCCCCTTCCCTTTCGCCTTCGCACCAGGCGCAAAGCTCGGACTGGCAAACATCATTACATGTATCTCCCTTTATACACTTAGAACCAAAGATACATTGATGATTATCTGTATACGCCTCGTTCTTGCCACCCTTTTAGGCGGTAGTTTATCCACTTTTTTATATAGTGCAGCTGGAGCGATTCTTAGTTTTTTAGGCATGTGGCTTGTACAAAAATTAGGACCTAAACGTGTAAGTATTATCGGAGTTAGTACAGCTGGTGGTATCTTACATAACGTTGGACAGTTGATGGTTGCAAGTTTTATTGCTGGCTCATGGAATGTCATGTTATATCTTCCGGCTCTTTCATTTATTGGTATTTTATCAGGTATTGCGATTGGTATTGCCGCCAATTACTTACTTCAAAATGTACAAACACTCCGCAACTTTTTTGAAGCAAAGCAAGCTTTAAATAAATAA
- a CDS encoding polyprenyl synthetase family protein, whose product MRLHPMWENYPALQKDLQDVLITIEKNIQIRDKNVEKNIKNLIHAGGKLLRPAYALLSAQIGPDYDHDRAISVAAALEVLHMATLIHDDVVDESPIRRGEPTLHTLYGNNYAVYTGDYLFCVCFKILSKYADSMNDIEFNSKNIEKILIGELNQMRTRYQTSVTVREYLTRISGKTAQLFALSCYSGAKSSQASHALVAKSWNLGHYLGMAFQIIDDVLDYTSTYTSLGKPVLNDVKQGVYSLPLIYAMQGHHAEFAPLLTKKAALGQQDLIRLTDLVTHYQGVEQSFALASKYTKKALKTIKQLPSGPHKDLLYEVTSQILTRSI is encoded by the coding sequence ATGCGACTTCATCCGATGTGGGAAAATTATCCTGCACTTCAAAAAGATTTGCAAGACGTTTTAATAACAATCGAAAAAAACATTCAAATTCGTGATAAGAATGTTGAAAAAAACATTAAAAATCTCATCCATGCTGGTGGCAAACTACTGCGTCCTGCTTATGCACTTCTTTCTGCTCAAATCGGACCTGATTATGACCACGATCGTGCAATTTCTGTTGCAGCTGCGCTTGAAGTTTTACATATGGCTACACTTATTCATGATGACGTCGTTGATGAGTCGCCAATTAGACGCGGAGAACCTACACTGCATACGCTTTATGGCAACAATTATGCCGTCTATACTGGAGATTATTTGTTCTGCGTTTGCTTCAAAATTCTTTCCAAGTACGCTGATTCAATGAATGACATTGAATTCAACAGCAAAAATATCGAAAAGATTCTAATAGGTGAACTCAATCAAATGCGTACACGTTATCAAACAAGTGTCACGGTTCGCGAATATTTAACAAGAATTTCTGGAAAAACAGCACAGCTTTTCGCATTAAGCTGCTATTCTGGTGCAAAAAGTAGTCAAGCCAGTCACGCGCTCGTCGCTAAATCATGGAATCTCGGCCATTATCTTGGAATGGCTTTTCAAATTATTGATGACGTACTTGATTATACAAGCACCTATACAAGTCTTGGCAAACCAGTATTAAATGATGTTAAACAGGGTGTCTATTCACTGCCACTAATCTATGCCATGCAAGGCCACCATGCTGAATTCGCTCCTTTACTCACAAAAAAAGCTGCTCTAGGTCAGCAAGATTTAATTAGACTTACCGATTTAGTCACTCATTATCAAGGTGTCGAGCAATCTTTTGCTCTTGCTAGTAAATATACAAAAAAAGCTTTAAAAACGATCAAACAGCTTCCAAGCGGTCCACACAAAGATTTACTTTATGAAGTCACTTCCCAAATCTTAACCAGATCAATTTAA
- a CDS encoding TetR/AcrR family transcriptional regulator — protein sequence MKTKDQNKYQMIIKEATRLLVENGVEYFSTTKVAKAVGISQSNIYIYFANKQDLILQVFQYHIHEMSVYVSKSLSEKSSMAENLRNNIKALIAFSLKHPESIEIIELIKHTHSLDLDLKKKQTDKANQKIQDLLQLGIETGEFRQININVLRTLIMSTTYNYIHALKSGWYTQTEVTADQITELIVAAILI from the coding sequence ATGAAAACAAAAGATCAAAACAAATACCAAATGATCATAAAAGAAGCCACACGTCTTTTAGTAGAAAATGGTGTCGAGTATTTTTCCACTACAAAAGTAGCCAAAGCAGTAGGTATTTCGCAATCAAATATCTATATTTATTTTGCAAACAAACAGGATTTAATTCTCCAAGTTTTTCAGTATCATATCCATGAAATGAGCGTCTATGTCAGTAAATCTTTATCAGAAAAAAGCTCAATGGCTGAGAATTTAAGAAATAATATTAAAGCGCTCATTGCTTTTTCGCTAAAACACCCTGAGTCCATCGAAATCATTGAACTCATCAAACACACACATTCCCTTGACCTTGATTTGAAGAAAAAACAAACAGATAAAGCCAATCAAAAAATCCAAGACTTGCTACAACTCGGAATTGAAACTGGCGAATTTAGACAGATTAATATTAATGTTTTGCGTACATTAATCATGTCTACTACTTATAATTATATTCATGCGTTAAAGAGCGGCTGGTATACTCAAACAGAAGTTACAGCTGATCAGATCACTGAATTAATAGTAGCTGCCATTTTAATCTAA
- a CDS encoding glycosyltransferase family 2 protein yields MNLSVIVPCFNEEDAIPIFFDEVENIKEQLPVSVDYIFINDGSTDNTLTVLQQLSKENSHVHYCSFSRNFGKEAALYAGLLKAKGDLVTVMDVDLQDPPELLIEMYEKIQDKNIDCVATRRSTRTGEPKIRSFFARMFYKIINRIGHAEMIDGARDFRLMTRQMVDAILEVTEYNRFSKGIFSWVGFNTIYISYENRERVAGETSWSFWKLFSYSIDGLVNFSEAPLNFASVLGAVSFISSLVAFLFIIIRTLVFGDPTSGWPSLVAIILAVGGIQLLSIGIIGKYIAKIFLETKRRPNFIIREESNKKSS; encoded by the coding sequence ATGAATTTATCTGTTATTGTACCTTGTTTTAACGAAGAAGATGCCATACCTATTTTTTTTGATGAGGTAGAAAATATAAAAGAACAGTTACCTGTATCTGTCGATTATATATTTATAAACGATGGCTCCACTGATAATACACTGACAGTATTACAGCAATTAAGTAAAGAAAACAGTCACGTGCATTACTGCTCATTTTCCAGAAACTTCGGGAAAGAAGCTGCCTTATATGCCGGCTTATTAAAAGCTAAAGGTGACCTGGTTACCGTGATGGACGTCGATTTACAAGATCCGCCAGAATTATTGATTGAAATGTACGAAAAGATCCAAGATAAAAATATTGATTGTGTTGCAACAAGGCGCTCGACTAGAACTGGCGAACCAAAAATACGCAGCTTTTTTGCAAGAATGTTTTATAAAATCATCAATCGTATTGGCCATGCAGAAATGATTGATGGTGCAAGAGATTTTCGGCTGATGACCCGACAAATGGTTGATGCTATTTTAGAAGTGACTGAATATAATCGGTTTTCCAAAGGGATCTTTTCTTGGGTAGGCTTTAACACGATTTATATCTCTTATGAAAATCGAGAAAGGGTAGCTGGAGAGACAAGTTGGAGTTTTTGGAAGCTATTTTCTTATAGCATTGATGGGCTGGTTAATTTTTCAGAAGCACCACTGAACTTTGCTTCTGTATTAGGGGCGGTTTCATTTATTTCCTCGCTTGTTGCATTTTTATTTATTATTATCAGAACGCTAGTTTTTGGGGATCCGACAAGTGGCTGGCCTTCGCTTGTTGCAATTATTCTTGCAGTAGGTGGCATTCAGCTTCTTTCAATCGGCATTATCGGCAAATATATCGCCAAAATTTTCTTAGAAACAAAAAGAAGACCAAATTTTATTATCAGAGAAGAGAGCAACAAGAAATCCTCTTAA
- a CDS encoding GtrA family protein — translation MKKELLLYLLFGILTTLVYFVARFVTVNLSGSSMLAVIIAQSLSIIFAFVTNKILVFRDVSIQWVVILKQFSVFVMGRMFVLLLDVFITYFAVEKFSAFFIKILKLNNIDYSVGLFSFGTIKKYFGSPFLINELIFALIVQILAIILNYIISKKVVFTKK, via the coding sequence ATGAAAAAAGAATTATTGCTATATTTGCTTTTTGGTATTTTAACAACACTCGTTTATTTTGTTGCTCGATTTGTAACGGTGAATCTTAGTGGGAGCTCTATGTTAGCTGTTATTATTGCTCAATCGCTCTCTATTATCTTTGCCTTTGTAACGAATAAAATTCTAGTATTTAGAGATGTTAGTATACAGTGGGTTGTTATTTTAAAACAGTTTTCGGTTTTTGTAATGGGAAGGATGTTTGTATTGCTTTTAGATGTTTTCATTACCTATTTTGCTGTTGAAAAATTCTCTGCTTTTTTTATTAAGATCTTGAAGCTGAATAATATTGATTACTCAGTTGGTTTATTTTCTTTTGGAACGATAAAAAAGTATTTTGGCAGTCCATTTCTAATAAACGAATTGATCTTTGCGTTAATTGTTCAGATCTTAGCGATTATCTTGAACTACATTATTTCTAAAAAAGTAGTTTTTACAAAAAAATAA
- the eno gene encoding phosphopyruvate hydratase, translated as MSIITEVYAREVLDSRGNPTVEVEVYTEAGAFGRALVPSGASTGEYEAVELRDGDKDRYLGKGVLKAVENVNDVIADKIIGFDVTDQIGLDKAMIDLDGTPNKGKLGANAILGVSLAAARAAADELGVHLYEYIGGTNAKVLPVPMMNILNGGEHADNNVDVQEFMVMPVGAPNFKEALRMGAEIVHALKKVLKDKGLNTGVGDEGGFAPNLSSNEEAIEVIIEAIKAAGYKPGDEVKIAMDAASSEFYNRETGKYELKGEGVTRTSEEMVTWYEDLVNKYPIASIEDGLDENDWDGFKLLTDRIGKKVQLVGDDLFVTNTEKLEQGIEKGIANSILIKVNQIGTLTETLDAIEMAKQAGYTAVISHRSGETEDSTIADIAVATNAGQIKTGAPVRTDRVAKYNQLLRIEDNLQDLAVYRGINAFYNLKK; from the coding sequence ATGTCAATTATTACTGAAGTTTATGCACGTGAAGTCCTTGATTCCCGTGGTAATCCAACTGTTGAGGTAGAAGTTTATACAGAAGCCGGTGCATTTGGTCGTGCGCTTGTACCAAGTGGCGCTTCTACTGGTGAATATGAAGCTGTAGAATTACGTGACGGCGATAAAGATCGTTATTTAGGTAAAGGCGTTTTAAAAGCTGTAGAAAATGTAAATGACGTTATTGCGGATAAAATTATCGGCTTTGATGTAACTGATCAAATCGGGCTTGATAAAGCAATGATCGATCTTGATGGGACACCAAACAAAGGTAAATTAGGCGCTAACGCTATCCTAGGTGTTTCTTTAGCTGCTGCTCGTGCTGCTGCTGACGAACTGGGCGTTCATTTATATGAATACATCGGTGGAACAAATGCGAAAGTTCTTCCAGTACCAATGATGAATATCTTAAATGGTGGAGAACACGCGGATAACAATGTTGACGTACAAGAATTCATGGTTATGCCAGTTGGTGCTCCTAACTTTAAAGAAGCTTTACGTATGGGAGCTGAAATTGTTCACGCGCTTAAAAAAGTTCTTAAAGACAAAGGCCTTAATACAGGTGTAGGTGATGAAGGCGGATTTGCACCAAACTTATCATCAAATGAAGAAGCGATTGAAGTCATTATTGAAGCGATTAAAGCTGCTGGTTACAAACCAGGGGATGAAGTAAAAATTGCAATGGATGCAGCATCTTCTGAGTTCTATAACCGTGAAACTGGTAAATATGAACTTAAAGGTGAAGGCGTGACTCGTACTTCTGAAGAAATGGTTACTTGGTATGAAGATCTAGTGAACAAGTACCCAATCGCCTCTATTGAAGATGGTTTAGACGAAAATGACTGGGACGGTTTCAAATTACTAACAGACCGTATCGGTAAAAAAGTTCAATTAGTAGGTGACGATTTATTCGTAACCAACACTGAAAAACTAGAACAAGGTATCGAAAAGGGTATCGCTAATTCTATTCTAATCAAAGTTAACCAAATCGGTACACTTACTGAAACGTTAGACGCTATCGAAATGGCTAAACAAGCTGGTTACACAGCAGTAATTTCTCACCGCTCTGGTGAAACCGAAGATTCTACAATCGCTGACATTGCTGTTGCAACAAATGCTGGTCAAATCAAAACAGGTGCTCCAGTACGTACAGATCGTGTTGCTAAATATAACCAATTACTACGCATTGAAGATAACTTACAAGATCTTGCTGTATATCGCGGCATTAATGCTTTTTATAACTTAAAAAAATAA
- the gpmI gene encoding 2,3-bisphosphoglycerate-independent phosphoglycerate mutase — protein sequence MSKSPVAIIILDGFGLRNETVGNAVAQANKPNFDRYWSEFPHSELKASGLDVGLPEGQMGNSEVGHTNIGAGRIVYQSLTRIDKAIEEGEFQENKALNNAFNYTKEHDSDLHLFGLLSDGGVHSHINHLTALLETAKDKGVKNVYIHAFLDGRDVPPQSAQAYIKQLQEAIQQLNYGHIATISGRFYAMDRDKRWERVEKAYRAIAYGEGEKFADPLELIEASYKDNKTDEFVVPAVIAKDDAQAATIKDNDAVIFFNFRPDRAIQLSNAFTDKEWEHFDRGAKHPKNVKFVTMTLYNPSIDAEVAFEPIEMKNVIGEVLSNEGLAQLRIAETEKYPHVTFFMNGGRNEEFPGENRILINSPKVETYDLQPEMSAYEVTDALVKDIQEDKHDAIILNFANPDMVGHSGMLEPTIKAIEAVDENLGRVVDLILEKGGSAIIFADHGNSETMSTPEGKPHTAHTTVPVPVIVTKKGATLRSDGRLADVAPTMLGLLGVKKPAEMTGETLIKE from the coding sequence ATGAGTAAATCTCCTGTTGCAATTATTATTCTGGACGGTTTTGGACTTCGAAATGAGACAGTTGGTAATGCAGTAGCTCAAGCAAATAAGCCTAATTTTGATCGCTACTGGAGTGAATTTCCACATAGTGAACTTAAAGCATCTGGGCTTGATGTGGGTCTTCCAGAAGGACAAATGGGTAATTCTGAAGTTGGGCATACAAACATTGGCGCTGGCCGGATTGTGTATCAAAGCTTAACGCGTATTGATAAAGCGATTGAAGAAGGCGAATTCCAGGAAAATAAAGCTCTTAATAACGCATTTAACTATACAAAAGAACATGATTCAGATCTACACTTATTTGGGCTTCTGTCTGATGGGGGCGTGCATAGCCATATTAACCATTTAACGGCTCTTCTTGAAACCGCAAAAGATAAAGGTGTAAAAAATGTCTATATCCATGCGTTTCTTGATGGTCGTGATGTGCCGCCGCAATCGGCACAAGCTTACATCAAACAGCTACAAGAAGCCATTCAGCAATTAAATTATGGCCATATCGCTACGATTTCTGGACGCTTTTATGCAATGGATCGTGATAAGCGATGGGAACGTGTGGAAAAAGCCTACCGAGCAATCGCTTATGGCGAAGGTGAAAAATTCGCTGATCCACTAGAGCTTATTGAAGCGTCATATAAAGATAATAAAACGGATGAATTTGTTGTCCCGGCTGTTATCGCAAAAGATGATGCACAGGCGGCAACAATTAAAGATAATGACGCTGTTATTTTCTTTAACTTCCGTCCTGACAGAGCAATCCAATTATCCAATGCTTTTACGGATAAAGAATGGGAACATTTCGATCGCGGAGCTAAACATCCTAAAAACGTTAAGTTTGTGACGATGACACTTTATAATCCAAGCATTGATGCTGAAGTTGCTTTTGAACCGATTGAAATGAAAAATGTTATTGGTGAAGTTCTTTCAAATGAAGGATTAGCACAACTGCGCATTGCTGAAACTGAAAAATACCCGCATGTGACTTTCTTTATGAATGGTGGTCGAAATGAAGAATTTCCAGGTGAAAACCGAATTCTGATTAATTCACCAAAAGTTGAAACGTACGACCTTCAGCCAGAAATGAGTGCATATGAAGTAACCGATGCGTTGGTTAAAGACATTCAAGAAGATAAACATGATGCAATTATTTTAAACTTTGCTAACCCTGATATGGTTGGACATTCAGGTATGTTAGAGCCAACAATCAAAGCCATTGAAGCCGTTGATGAAAATCTTGGCCGCGTGGTTGATTTAATCCTTGAAAAAGGCGGCTCTGCGATAATTTTTGCTGACCACGGTAATTCAGAAACAATGTCAACACCAGAAGGAAAGCCACACACAGCCCATACAACAGTTCCTGTACCAGTTATTGTTACCAAAAAAGGTGCAACACTGCGTTCGGACGGTCGACTTGCCGATGTGGCACCAACCATGCTTGGCCTTTTAGGTGTGAAAAAACCAGCTGAAATGACTGGCGAAACTTTAATTAAAGAATAA
- the tpiA gene encoding triose-phosphate isomerase yields MRKPIIAGNWKMNKTAAKAAEFVEEVKGKIPAKDLVESVVASPALFLRDLSRLTEGTDLKVAAQNCYFADEGAYTGEISPLALADLGVSYVIIGHSERREYFHETDEDINKKAHAIFKHGMTPIICCGETLEQREAGETNSWVRGQIHAALQGLTEEQVKQTVIAYEPIWAIGTGKSSTSKDANETCAVIRAEVAESFSKEAAESLRIQYGGSVKPENIAEYMRESDIDGALVGGASLEPDSFLALLEAVK; encoded by the coding sequence ATGCGTAAACCAATTATTGCTGGTAACTGGAAAATGAATAAAACAGCTGCTAAAGCGGCTGAATTTGTTGAAGAAGTAAAAGGCAAAATTCCTGCTAAAGATCTAGTTGAGTCTGTTGTTGCTTCTCCAGCACTTTTCTTACGCGATTTAAGCCGTTTAACAGAAGGAACGGATTTAAAAGTTGCCGCTCAGAACTGCTACTTTGCGGACGAGGGTGCTTATACTGGAGAAATTAGTCCACTTGCGCTAGCTGATTTAGGCGTATCTTATGTAATCATTGGACATTCTGAGCGTCGTGAGTATTTCCATGAAACAGACGAAGATATTAATAAAAAAGCACATGCCATTTTCAAGCATGGCATGACACCAATCATTTGCTGCGGGGAAACTTTAGAACAACGCGAAGCAGGTGAGACGAATTCTTGGGTACGTGGCCAAATTCATGCTGCGCTTCAAGGATTAACCGAAGAACAAGTGAAGCAAACAGTCATTGCTTATGAGCCAATCTGGGCAATTGGGACTGGTAAATCTTCTACAAGTAAAGATGCGAATGAAACATGTGCAGTTATTCGTGCTGAGGTTGCGGAAAGCTTTTCTAAAGAAGCAGCGGAATCTCTTCGTATTCAATATGGCGGTAGCGTAAAACCAGAAAATATCGCTGAGTACATGCGTGAATCTGATATTGATGGTGCTCTTGTAGGCGGCGCAAGCTTAGAGCCCGATTCTTTCTTAGCATTATTGGAGGCAGTTAAATAA
- the pgk gene encoding phosphoglycerate kinase yields MAKKVVTDLNLNDKKVLVRVDFNVPMKDGEITNDNRIVAALPTIKYIIEQNGKAILFSHLGKVKTEEDKKDKSLRPVAERLSELLGKEVKFVPVTRGAELEHAINEMKDGDVLLFENTRFEDIDGKKESGNDPELGKYWASLGDVFVNDAFGTAHRAHASNVGIASHLESAAGFLMEKEIKFIGGVVENPDRPLVAILGGAKVSDKIGVIENLLEKADKLLIGGGMAYTFMKAKGYEVGISLLEKDKVDLAKSLMEKAGDKLVLPIDTVVAKEFSNDVPYHTVSSDEIPADEEGLDIGEKTIKLFTEQLQGAKTVIWNGPMGVFEMSNFAKGTIGVCKAIADLKDATTIIGGGDSAAAAMQLGFADKFTHISTGGGASLEYLEGKELPGVAAISDK; encoded by the coding sequence ATGGCTAAAAAAGTAGTGACTGATTTAAATTTAAATGACAAAAAAGTACTTGTCCGCGTTGACTTTAATGTACCAATGAAAGACGGAGAAATTACAAACGATAACCGCATTGTGGCTGCACTCCCTACCATCAAATATATTATTGAGCAAAACGGCAAAGCCATCTTATTTTCACACCTTGGTAAAGTAAAAACGGAAGAAGATAAGAAAGATAAGTCGCTTCGCCCGGTTGCAGAACGCCTCAGTGAACTGCTTGGCAAAGAAGTGAAATTCGTGCCAGTAACACGTGGAGCAGAACTTGAACATGCGATTAACGAAATGAAAGACGGAGATGTCCTTCTTTTTGAAAATACGCGTTTTGAAGATATTGATGGGAAGAAAGAAAGCGGCAATGATCCAGAACTTGGTAAATACTGGGCAAGTCTTGGAGACGTATTTGTTAATGACGCTTTTGGTACAGCTCACCGTGCGCATGCGTCAAATGTTGGCATTGCATCACATCTTGAATCAGCAGCTGGCTTCTTAATGGAAAAAGAAATCAAGTTCATCGGCGGTGTTGTTGAAAACCCTGATCGTCCACTTGTTGCTATTCTTGGTGGAGCTAAGGTTTCCGATAAAATTGGCGTTATTGAAAACTTACTTGAAAAAGCTGATAAGTTATTAATTGGCGGAGGAATGGCGTACACATTCATGAAAGCTAAGGGCTATGAAGTAGGGATTTCATTACTTGAAAAAGATAAAGTGGACCTTGCTAAGAGCTTAATGGAAAAAGCTGGTGACAAACTTGTTTTACCAATTGATACAGTCGTTGCGAAAGAATTTAGCAATGATGTACCATACCATACCGTTTCCTCTGATGAGATTCCGGCTGATGAAGAAGGTCTTGATATTGGTGAAAAAACCATCAAGCTTTTTACAGAACAACTTCAAGGCGCCAAAACAGTTATTTGGAATGGACCAATGGGCGTGTTTGAAATGAGCAATTTTGCTAAAGGTACAATTGGTGTATGCAAAGCAATTGCTGATTTAAAAGATGCGACAACAATTATCGGTGGTGGAGATTCAGCGGCAGCAGCAATGCAGCTTGGTTTCGCTGATAAATTCACGCACATTTCTACAGGTGGCGGTGCTTCCTTAGAATATTTAGAAGGTAAAGAGCTACCAGGCGTTGCAGCTATTTCCGATAAATAA
- the gap gene encoding type I glyceraldehyde-3-phosphate dehydrogenase, whose protein sequence is MTVKVGINGFGRIGRLAFRRIQEVEGIEVVAINDLTDAKMLAHLLKYDTTQGRFNSEVEVHDGFFKVNGKEVKVLANRNPEELPWGELGVDIVLECTGFFTSKEKAELHLKAGAKKVVISAPATGDMKTIVFNVNHETLDGTETVISGASCTTNCLAPMAQTLDDNFGIVEGLMTTIHAYTGDQMTLDGPHPKGDFRRARAAAENIVPNSTGAAKAIGEVLPNLKGKLDGSAQRVPVATGSLTELVTVLNKPVTVEEVNAAMEKASDPDSFGYTSDELVSSDIKGITFGSFFDATQTKVMSVGDKQLVKTVSWYDNEMSYTAQLVRTLQYFAKLLK, encoded by the coding sequence ATGACAGTTAAAGTTGGTATTAATGGTTTTGGACGTATTGGACGTTTAGCTTTCCGTCGTATTCAAGAAGTAGAAGGAATTGAAGTTGTTGCAATCAATGACTTAACTGATGCTAAAATGTTAGCACATTTATTAAAATATGATACAACTCAAGGTCGCTTTAATAGCGAAGTTGAAGTGCATGATGGCTTCTTCAAAGTAAATGGTAAAGAAGTAAAAGTACTTGCTAACCGCAATCCAGAAGAATTACCATGGGGCGAGTTAGGTGTTGATATCGTTCTTGAATGTACTGGTTTCTTTACTTCAAAAGAAAAAGCAGAACTTCATCTTAAAGCTGGTGCTAAAAAAGTTGTTATTTCAGCACCTGCAACTGGCGATATGAAAACAATCGTATTCAATGTTAACCATGAAACACTTGATGGAACTGAAACAGTCATTTCTGGTGCAAGCTGTACAACAAACTGTTTAGCTCCTATGGCTCAAACTTTAGATGATAACTTTGGAATTGTTGAAGGCCTTATGACAACAATCCACGCTTATACAGGTGACCAAATGACACTTGATGGCCCACATCCAAAAGGTGATTTCCGCCGTGCTCGTGCTGCAGCTGAAAATATTGTTCCTAATTCAACTGGTGCTGCAAAAGCAATCGGTGAAGTACTTCCAAACCTTAAAGGTAAATTAGATGGATCTGCTCAACGTGTACCAGTTGCAACTGGCTCTTTGACTGAACTTGTAACGGTCCTTAACAAACCAGTAACTGTTGAAGAAGTAAATGCAGCAATGGAAAAAGCAAGCGATCCTGATAGCTTCGGGTATACAAGTGATGAACTTGTTTCTTCTGATATTAAAGGTATCACTTTTGGTTCATTCTTTGATGCAACACAAACAAAAGTAATGTCTGTTGGCGACAAACAATTGGTTAAAACTGTTTCTTGGTACGATAATGAAATGAGCTATACTGCTCAATTGGTTCGCACATTACAATACTTCGCTAAATTATTAAAATAA